A stretch of Mesoplodon densirostris isolate mMesDen1 chromosome 7, mMesDen1 primary haplotype, whole genome shotgun sequence DNA encodes these proteins:
- the JRKL gene encoding jerky protein homolog-like, whose product MSGKRKRVVLTIKDKLDIIKKLEDGGSSKQLAVIYGIGETTVRDIRKNKEKIITYASSSDSTSLLAKRKSMKPSMYEELDRAMLEWFNQQRAKGNPVSGPICAKRAEFFFYALGMDGDFNPSAGWLTRFKQRHSIREINIRNERLSGDETAVEDFCNNFRDFIERENLQPEQIYNADETGLFWKCLPSRTSVIKGKCTAPGHKSIEERVTIMCCANATGLHKLKLCVVGKAKKPRSFKSTDTSNLPVSYFSQKGAWMDLSIFRQWFDKIFVPQVREHLRSKGLQEKAVLLLDNSPTHPNENVLRSDDGQIFAKYLPPNVASLIQPSNQGVIATMKRNYRAGLLQNNLEEGNDLRSFWKKLTLLDALYEIAMAWNLVKPVTISRAWKKILPTIEEKESLNFDEEDISVAAVTTILQHTKGLENVTPENVEKWLEVDSTEPGYEVLTDSEIIRRAQGQTDESSENEEEEIELIPEKHINHAAALQWTENLLDYLEQQGDMILPDRLVIRKLRATIRNKQKMTNSS is encoded by the coding sequence ATGTCAGGGAAACGGAAGCGTGTGGTGTTAACTATTAAAGATAAGCTTGATATAATAAAGAAACTTGAAGATGGAGGTTCTTCCAAACAACTGGCAGTGATTTATGGAATTGGCGAGACAACAGTTCgggatataagaaaaaataaggaaaagattaTAACTTATGCAAGCAGTTCTGATTCCACAAGTCTTCTGGCCAAGAGGAAATCTATGAAGCCATCCATGTATGAGGAACTGGACAGAGCAATGCTGGAATGGTTCAACCAGCAAAGAGCAAAAGGGAATCCCGTGTCTGGACCAATTTGTGCAAAAAGGGCAGAGTTCTTCTTTTATGCTTTGGGAATGGATGGTGATTTTAACCCCTCTGCCGGTTGGTTAACTCGTTTTAAGCAGCGGCACAGCATTAGAGAGattaatattagaaatgaaagattAAGTGGAGATGAGACAGCTGTGGAAGATTTTTGCAACAACTTTCGAGACTTTATTGAACGAGAGAATTTGCAACCGGAACAGATCTACAATGCAGATGAAACTGGACTGTTCTGGAAATGCTTGCCTTCCAGGACTTCAGTAATCAAAGGTAAATGCACAGCCCCTGGGCACAAGTCAATTGAAGAAAGAGTCACTATCATGTGTTGTGCCAATGCAACAGGTTTACACAAACTTAAGCTTTGTGTTGTGGGGAAAGCAAAGAAACCTCGCTCCTTCAAGTCAACTGACACCTCAAACCTGCCAGTCTCTTATTTCAGCCAAAAAGGTGCATGGATGGATCTTTCCATTTTCCGACAATGGTTTGATAAGATCTTTGTGCCACAAGTTCGCGAGCACTTAAGATCCAAAGGCTTGCAAGAAAAGGCTGTGCTCTTGTTGGATAATTCACCAACACATCCAAATGAAAATGTCCTGAGGTCAGATGATGgccaaatatttgctaaatatttaCCACCTAATGTGGCTTCGTTGATTCAGCCCTCAAATCAGGGAGTCATAGCTACAATGAAGAGAAACTATCGTGCAGGTCTTCTCCAGAACAACTTGGAAGAAGGCAATGACCTGAGATCATTCTGGAAGAAACTAACTCTGCTAGATGCACTTTATGAAATAGCAATGGCATGGAATTTAGTAAAGCCAGTTACCATTAGCAGAGCATGGAAGAAGATTCTCCCTAccatagaggaaaaagaaagcctGAACTTTGATGAAGAAGATATCTCAGTGGCTGCTGTGACTACCATTTTACAACACACCAAAGGATTGGAAAATGTGACTCCTGAGAACGTTGAAAAATGGCTTGAAGTGGACAGTACTGAACCAGGCTATGAAGTCTTAACTGACAGTGAAATCATCAGAAGAGCACAAGGCCAGACAGACGAATCCAGTGAAAATGAGGAGGAGGAAATAGAACTGATTCcagagaaacatattaatcatgCAGCTGCTCTCCAATGGACTGAAAATTTATTGGATTATCTAGAACAACAAGGTGATATGATTCTGCCTGATAGACTGGTGATACGTAAACTTCGAGCCACCATCAGAAATAAACAGAAGATGACAAACTCAAGTTAG